In the Duncaniella freteri genome, one interval contains:
- a CDS encoding HipA N-terminal domain-containing protein, which yields MKQLEVYFNDIKAGILSEQNPGTGYSFQYDEEYLKSAMPPISATLPKKVTAYSSEHLFPFFSNMLPEGANRRVICRVLKIDENDFFGLLETMADRDFIGAVNVRRIKND from the coding sequence ATGAAACAGCTTGAAGTTTATTTCAATGATATAAAGGCCGGAATTCTTTCCGAGCAGAATCCCGGAACCGGGTATTCTTTCCAATATGATGAGGAATATCTCAAATCTGCCATGCCACCAATATCGGCAACTTTACCAAAGAAAGTCACAGCATATAGTTCTGAACATCTATTCCCTTTTTTCTCAAATATGCTTCCTGAGGGAGCCAACCGTCGCGTTATATGCCGCGTCCTGAAGATTGACGAAAATGACTTTTTCGGACTACTTGAAACAATGGCCGACAGAGATTTTATAGGAGCTGTAAATGTAAGGAGGATAAAAAATGATTGA
- a CDS encoding DUF6155 family protein translates to MSKAKLKKLLSTLSKEQVVDIMLQLYDASKEANAWLEFYLAPNSDAELEKYKKAIRSQFYGRNDWPKDPSFRECNKLITAFKKLIPDSHAIADLMLYYVEQGCSLTAQYGDYDEPFYTALENNFNKAVKFISSNGLMSDYSLRMQRMIKSVECCGYGFPDTLWDIYYEYAE, encoded by the coding sequence ATGTCTAAAGCTAAATTGAAGAAACTTTTATCAACTCTTTCAAAAGAACAGGTTGTTGATATCATGCTCCAGTTATACGACGCAAGCAAGGAAGCCAATGCTTGGCTTGAGTTCTATCTTGCACCCAATAGCGATGCAGAACTTGAAAAGTACAAAAAAGCAATCCGCAGCCAATTCTACGGACGGAATGATTGGCCTAAAGATCCAAGTTTCAGAGAATGCAATAAACTGATAACCGCGTTCAAGAAACTCATACCAGATTCTCATGCTATTGCAGATTTGATGCTCTATTATGTAGAACAAGGATGTAGCCTGACTGCTCAATATGGCGATTACGACGAGCCTTTTTACACCGCTCTTGAAAACAATTTCAACAAAGCAGTCAAATTCATATCTTCCAATGGATTGATGTCAGATTACAGTCTCCGTATGCAACGTATGATTAAATCAGTGGAATGTTGTGGCTATGGCTTTCCCGATACATTATGGGATATCTACTACGAATACGCTGAATGA
- a CDS encoding antitoxin VbhA family protein codes for MRLSHCDNPKIKEQADAWLVSIGLQDVAELTVSALLLDLAIRNVKGEITREEVSQRLKVHYGDTLYEEPKSGLDGGYEVVPPASPKIKEIEEYNRKLRPALYARLDKERNLN; via the coding sequence GTGAGGTTGTCGCACTGCGATAATCCCAAGATAAAAGAACAGGCTGATGCATGGCTTGTCAGTATAGGCTTGCAAGACGTGGCCGAACTGACGGTATCTGCACTCTTGCTTGATTTGGCAATCAGGAATGTCAAGGGTGAGATTACTCGTGAGGAAGTCAGCCAACGGTTGAAGGTGCACTATGGGGATACGTTATATGAAGAACCGAAATCAGGACTGGATGGCGGCTATGAAGTCGTACCACCGGCTTCTCCCAAAATAAAGGAGATTGAAGAATATAACCGGAAGCTCCGCCCTGCTCTGTACGCTCGACTTGATAAAGAAAGGAATCTCAATTAA
- a CDS encoding transposase encodes MNVLAILKDFTFRCKSVFENTTTKMSKRFLNWLILTIRTVALIPGKVNFTRLSRYGGRTAKTFASNFKTSVDWMKVNIGMAQDCFEPADDMAVAIDPSFISKSGRLTYGIGRFWSGVAQRVKRGLEIMAIGAISLSKHTCVMLGAVQSPNFRTLESEKQMSMLGWYVALVRSKATELLSLTDILVADAFFSKYEFVNEVIGMGFRFVGRLRANSYLRYLAIPDSSAPRRRGRKKKYGEKVDFSNLDMSVFTSFIYEDSKGNKNRCHTAVVHSRALKRDIRIVVCPVENAEPLLYFSTDTNMRPEKIIGFYRTRFQIEFGIRDAKQFTGLQSQQTRDRERLDFAFNLSFTALNVCKEVIRKDYPDLSVAQFKRLMFESYLASTIISTCGKSPHLKIIQKINHRLTQLAA; translated from the coding sequence ATGAACGTATTGGCGATTCTCAAAGACTTCACCTTTCGGTGTAAGTCGGTATTTGAAAATACTACAACCAAGATGAGCAAAAGGTTCCTCAACTGGCTGATTTTAACAATACGCACTGTGGCGTTGATTCCGGGCAAAGTCAATTTTACCCGGCTGTCGCGCTATGGCGGTCGTACAGCCAAGACCTTTGCTTCCAATTTCAAGACATCCGTAGACTGGATGAAAGTCAACATAGGTATGGCGCAGGATTGTTTTGAGCCGGCCGATGACATGGCAGTGGCAATCGATCCGTCGTTCATTTCAAAGTCAGGCAGACTGACGTATGGCATAGGCCGTTTCTGGTCAGGGGTGGCACAACGTGTGAAACGCGGTCTGGAGATAATGGCGATCGGGGCAATAAGTCTGAGTAAACATACATGCGTGATGCTCGGTGCTGTCCAGTCACCGAACTTCAGGACTCTTGAATCTGAGAAACAAATGTCAATGCTTGGCTGGTATGTGGCACTTGTCAGGTCAAAGGCGACAGAGCTGCTCTCACTGACGGATATTCTGGTTGCCGATGCCTTCTTTTCCAAATATGAATTTGTGAATGAAGTGATTGGCATGGGATTTCGATTTGTCGGGAGATTACGTGCCAACTCATATCTGAGGTATCTGGCCATACCGGATTCCTCCGCCCCGCGAAGACGCGGCAGAAAGAAAAAGTATGGAGAGAAAGTGGATTTCTCCAACCTTGACATGTCCGTGTTCACTTCATTCATATATGAGGATTCCAAAGGAAACAAAAACCGATGTCACACGGCGGTCGTGCATTCGAGGGCATTGAAACGCGACATCCGTATCGTGGTCTGTCCGGTTGAAAACGCAGAGCCTCTTCTTTACTTCTCTACCGACACCAATATGAGGCCTGAAAAGATCATCGGTTTCTACCGCACCCGCTTTCAGATTGAGTTCGGTATACGCGATGCCAAGCAGTTTACCGGACTTCAGTCACAGCAGACCCGCGACAGGGAGCGGCTTGACTTTGCGTTCAATCTTTCCTTCACTGCCCTCAATGTCTGCAAAGAGGTCATAAGGAAGGATTATCCGGATCTTTCGGTAGCGCAGTTCAAACGGCTTATGTTTGAATCTTATCTCGCCTCAACAATTATTTCGACTTGCGGAAAATCTCCGCATCTAAAAATAATTCAGAAAATAAATCATCGGTTGACTCAGTTAGCGGCTTAG
- a CDS encoding HipA domain-containing protein, producing MIEIRNCPSSLIEGFDTYSPKAAKSLFGRIKVNPILGFDIDEFRNVGEIADAMHRISVSGVQEKFPTIINGGEISIAGDNDRSTHILKPAPWDNTLRDRKQIPANEHLTMQIASQVYGIQTAINGLCFTPKGQPVYITRRFDVLADGSKLPMEDFASLVGRNEQTTGTQFKYNGCYEDIVKAIRANVAAWMVDMERFFELVVFNYIYANGDAHLKNFSLILDGQDYRLAPAYDLLNTSLHVNGDDLGLDGGLSPDIEKSDAYDRTGHPCRLDFERFGIKIGLVKKRMDRILDKYIVLPEEAKLLIGKSFLSDKMKRNYVRIVNERISRFNRISE from the coding sequence ATGATTGAAATTAGAAACTGCCCGTCTTCTCTCATAGAGGGATTCGATACATACAGCCCCAAGGCCGCTAAATCTCTTTTCGGAAGGATTAAAGTGAATCCTATACTTGGGTTTGACATTGACGAGTTCAGAAATGTCGGTGAGATTGCAGATGCCATGCACCGCATCTCGGTGTCCGGTGTGCAGGAAAAATTTCCAACTATAATCAATGGTGGCGAAATAAGTATAGCAGGCGATAATGATCGTTCTACTCATATATTGAAACCTGCCCCTTGGGATAATACTCTCCGAGACCGCAAACAGATTCCTGCCAATGAACACCTTACCATGCAGATTGCCTCGCAGGTTTACGGAATACAGACTGCTATTAATGGGCTATGCTTTACGCCAAAAGGACAGCCGGTATATATCACGCGCCGGTTCGATGTTCTTGCCGATGGCTCAAAGTTACCGATGGAAGATTTTGCCTCGTTAGTTGGGCGGAATGAGCAGACCACTGGGACGCAATTCAAATATAACGGATGCTATGAAGATATAGTTAAAGCGATAAGGGCAAATGTCGCCGCATGGATGGTCGACATGGAGAGGTTCTTTGAACTTGTGGTGTTCAATTATATCTATGCCAACGGAGACGCTCATCTAAAGAATTTCTCTCTTATTCTTGATGGTCAAGATTACCGCTTAGCTCCTGCTTACGACCTGCTCAATACAAGCCTTCATGTGAATGGCGATGATCTCGGTCTTGACGGGGGACTGTCGCCTGATATTGAAAAGAGCGATGCTTACGACAGGACAGGTCATCCTTGCCGCCTCGATTTTGAGAGATTCGGCATAAAGATTGGTCTTGTAAAGAAGCGTATGGATAGAATTCTCGACAAGTACATCGTACTCCCCGAAGAAGCCAAGCTACTTATTGGCAAAAGTTTTCTTTCAGATAAGATGAAACGCAACTACGTCCGTATCGTAAACGAACGGATAAGCCGCTTTAACAGAATATCCGAATAA
- a CDS encoding helix-turn-helix domain-containing protein — MELKDIMKERREILSLTQQDLAEMAQVGLATIKDIERGKGNPALNTVKKILDVLGIEIEYRIRQTV, encoded by the coding sequence ATGGAACTAAAAGATATAATGAAAGAGCGACGAGAAATCCTTTCTCTAACCCAACAGGACCTTGCGGAGATGGCGCAAGTCGGGCTTGCCACGATTAAGGACATTGAGCGTGGCAAGGGTAATCCCGCGCTCAACACCGTAAAGAAGATTCTTGATGTACTCGGCATTGAGATTGAATATCGCATAAGGCAGACAGTATGA
- a CDS encoding head GIN domain-containing protein, producing the protein MARYSNIFAGGMASCNLNGRNISIINGEVYVDGIHYVPESEAGTGEDYKPFTPGKMTDHKFDVSSDFDSIISKGFVDVVFTQSDKEDDFEVRGRLPENLIKKMNIEVSGGTLYISMKSGSYENIVVHGEAPTIYVSNKTLKDVSSSGSGDFTVNGNLNASDGFSVRSSGSSDFKCGVIKADSKDVTVSTSGSGDIELAGVEAYVFMVHISGSADVDCGTAKTKICSIDIKGSGDVKINGSTESVNFSIAGSGDIDAGDFKADTGKASVAGSGDIRCNVERLSDRVRGSGDIHNKYH; encoded by the coding sequence GCAGGTGGTATGGCTTCCTGCAATCTAAACGGCAGAAATATCTCTATCATTAACGGAGAAGTGTATGTTGATGGAATTCACTATGTTCCGGAATCTGAGGCCGGAACGGGAGAAGACTACAAACCATTTACACCCGGCAAGATGACAGACCACAAGTTCGATGTTTCATCGGATTTCGATTCCATCATATCGAAAGGATTTGTCGATGTGGTGTTCACTCAGTCTGATAAAGAAGACGATTTTGAGGTCAGAGGAAGACTGCCCGAGAATCTTATCAAAAAGATGAACATTGAGGTCTCAGGTGGAACGCTATACATCTCCATGAAATCAGGTTCATACGAAAACATTGTCGTTCATGGCGAAGCTCCCACAATCTATGTCAGTAACAAGACATTGAAAGATGTATCATCTTCCGGTAGCGGCGATTTTACAGTAAACGGCAATCTGAACGCCTCTGACGGATTCTCTGTTCGCAGCTCCGGCAGTAGCGACTTCAAATGTGGAGTCATCAAAGCAGACAGTAAAGATGTTACTGTTTCCACATCCGGTTCCGGAGATATAGAGCTTGCCGGAGTAGAGGCTTATGTTTTCATGGTACACATATCCGGTTCTGCTGATGTTGACTGCGGCACTGCCAAAACGAAGATATGCTCCATTGACATAAAAGGCTCAGGCGATGTGAAAATCAATGGGAGCACGGAATCTGTTAATTTCTCAATAGCAGGCTCCGGCGACATAGATGCAGGTGACTTCAAGGCAGACACAGGCAAAGCCTCCGTTGCCGGTTCCGGCGATATACGTTGTAATGTCGAACGGCTCTCTGACCGAGTCAGAGGCTCCGGCGACATCCACAACAAATATCATTAA
- a CDS encoding metallophosphoesterase, which translates to MNFKFDAGRVFFTSDTHFNHANIINYCQRPFRDIHEMNETIIMNWNNVVGTDDIVFHLGDFCLGGADEWNRILDRLNGRIYLILGNHDLKNIRQGFIYRFEHVAMSMCIHIGKKKIYLNHFPYLCFEGGYHNDVWQLFGHVHTRPSNTGIDAGRLQHLYSTQLDVGVDNNNFTPLSFNEVQNKIQRQIEWQNTKNGKL; encoded by the coding sequence ATGAACTTCAAATTTGACGCAGGTCGGGTATTCTTCACATCAGATACCCATTTCAACCATGCGAATATAATCAACTACTGCCAACGTCCGTTCCGCGACATTCATGAAATGAACGAGACGATTATAATGAACTGGAACAATGTAGTCGGCACGGATGATATAGTGTTTCATCTCGGCGACTTCTGTCTTGGAGGTGCCGACGAGTGGAACCGGATTCTTGACCGTCTAAATGGCAGAATCTATCTCATTCTCGGCAACCATGACCTAAAGAATATCAGGCAGGGTTTCATATATAGGTTTGAACACGTTGCAATGTCAATGTGTATACATATAGGGAAAAAGAAAATCTACCTGAATCACTTTCCTTATCTGTGCTTTGAGGGAGGCTATCACAACGATGTCTGGCAACTGTTCGGACACGTTCATACACGCCCATCAAACACTGGAATAGATGCCGGTCGACTCCAGCATCTGTATTCGACACAACTTGATGTCGGCGTTGACAATAATAACTTCACGCCACTGTCTTTCAATGAAGTTCAAAATAAGATTCAAAGGCAGATTGAGTGGCAAAACACTAAAAATGGCAAACTATGA
- a CDS encoding virulence RhuM family protein, whose amino-acid sequence MAKKFEIRNSTAEFLIFQIEGKESGVQVIYHDESVWCTQKAMAQLLDCSSDNIGLHLKNIYETGELTQEATTENFSVVQTEGERQVNRSLKFYNLDAIISVGYRVNSTRATQFRQWCTFILRQFAIRGYVIDKKRMENGSFIGEDYFEHLLAEIREIRLSERRFYQKLTDIYATAIDYNRDAPTTRLFFKKVQNKMHYAVHGHNAAELIVERANAEKEHMGLTTWENAPDGKIVKPDVSIAKNYLKEVELADMGRLVNAVLDMAERMAKRHIPMTMEDWAKRIDIILEASGDAVLTDAGKITAEFAKSFAESEFEKYRIIQDKLFQSDFDRFNDDNLLPLDIE is encoded by the coding sequence ATGGCAAAGAAGTTTGAGATACGAAATAGCACGGCGGAGTTCCTAATCTTTCAGATTGAAGGGAAGGAATCAGGCGTACAGGTGATATACCATGACGAATCTGTGTGGTGTACGCAGAAGGCTATGGCGCAGTTGCTTGATTGCTCTTCTGACAACATCGGGCTGCATCTTAAAAATATTTACGAGACTGGGGAGTTGACTCAGGAGGCAACTACCGAGAATTTCTCGGTAGTTCAAACCGAGGGCGAGCGTCAGGTCAATCGCTCGCTGAAATTCTACAATCTCGATGCCATCATATCAGTCGGTTATCGGGTGAACAGCACCAGAGCCACGCAGTTCAGGCAGTGGTGTACGTTTATTTTGCGTCAGTTTGCCATCCGGGGATATGTGATTGACAAGAAACGGATGGAAAACGGTTCATTTATCGGAGAGGATTATTTCGAGCACCTGTTGGCTGAGATACGGGAGATTCGCCTCAGTGAGCGGCGTTTCTATCAGAAGCTGACGGACATTTACGCTACCGCCATCGACTACAACCGAGACGCTCCCACCACCCGACTGTTCTTCAAGAAAGTTCAGAACAAGATGCACTACGCTGTTCATGGTCATAATGCTGCCGAGCTTATCGTTGAACGAGCCAACGCCGAGAAAGAACACATGGGACTGACTACTTGGGAAAACGCTCCTGACGGAAAGATTGTCAAGCCTGACGTAAGTATTGCCAAGAACTATCTCAAGGAGGTGGAACTTGCCGACATGGGGCGACTTGTCAATGCGGTGCTTGATATGGCAGAGCGTATGGCTAAACGCCATATACCAATGACAATGGAGGACTGGGCAAAACGAATCGACATAATTCTTGAAGCGTCCGGCGATGCCGTTCTGACAGATGCCGGCAAAATCACCGCTGAATTTGCCAAGAGTTTTGCAGAATCGGAGTTTGAGAAATACCGCATAATCCAAGACAAACTCTTTCAGTCGGACTTCGACCGCTTCAACGACGACAATTTACTTCCATTGGACATAGAATGA
- a CDS encoding metallophosphoesterase has protein sequence MKIQYASDLHLEFHENSRWLKDNPIIPVSEVLVLAGDIGYLGDDNYCLHPFWDWCADSFRQTIVIPGNHELYKSFDINEFHEGWQLEIRPNVKACYNCMVPLSADIDLIASTLWAKIHPWDEYQTERGVADFHRIRNGQFRLSAQRFNEEHDRCREFIERSVAASRAKHVIVATHHVPSFELMSGEFKGSPINGAFTSELGDFIANSRIDYWIYGHSHRNINKTIGNTQCVCNQLGYIFQGEQKGYRRDARIEINDNELQI, from the coding sequence ATGAAAATTCAATATGCATCTGACCTTCATCTGGAGTTTCATGAAAACAGCCGCTGGCTGAAAGATAATCCAATCATCCCGGTGAGTGAAGTGCTCGTATTAGCCGGAGACATCGGCTATCTTGGTGATGACAACTACTGCCTACATCCATTCTGGGACTGGTGTGCAGACTCATTCCGTCAGACTATTGTCATTCCTGGCAACCATGAGCTATATAAGAGTTTTGACATAAACGAGTTTCATGAAGGGTGGCAGCTTGAAATCCGTCCTAATGTCAAAGCCTGCTATAACTGTATGGTCCCGCTGTCGGCTGATATTGACCTTATTGCTTCGACACTCTGGGCGAAGATACATCCATGGGATGAATATCAGACCGAACGCGGTGTGGCTGACTTCCACCGAATCCGGAATGGACAGTTCCGGCTCTCGGCGCAGCGTTTCAATGAGGAGCATGATCGGTGCCGCGAGTTCATCGAAAGAAGCGTGGCCGCAAGTCGCGCCAAGCATGTAATCGTGGCAACTCACCATGTGCCATCTTTTGAACTGATGTCTGGCGAGTTCAAAGGAAGTCCCATCAACGGGGCATTCACATCTGAGCTTGGCGACTTCATCGCAAACAGCCGTATCGACTACTGGATCTATGGTCATTCGCACCGAAACATAAACAAAACAATTGGCAACACCCAATGTGTATGCAATCAGCTCGGTTATATTTTCCAAGGCGAGCAAAAGGGCTACCGTAGGGATGCCAGAATAGAAATCAATGACAATGAACTTCAAATTTGA
- a CDS encoding ElyC/SanA/YdcF family protein, with the protein MRDSLVSHNVPDTCIIEHWQGWRTINSIDAVRNLYDFDSITIISQKYHNERALYQADHFGLNAVGYNAEPSPITSSRIRNTVREYFARVKLFLDLL; encoded by the coding sequence ATGCGGGATTCATTAGTATCTCACAATGTTCCCGACACCTGCATCATTGAGCATTGGCAAGGATGGCGAACAATAAATTCCATTGATGCTGTCAGAAACCTTTATGATTTTGATTCCATCACAATTATTTCTCAAAAATATCACAATGAGAGAGCTTTATATCAGGCAGACCATTTTGGTTTGAATGCAGTCGGGTATAATGCCGAGCCTTCGCCCATCACAAGTAGCCGCATCAGAAATACTGTAAGAGAATATTTTGCAAGAGTCAAATTGTTTTTAGATCTTTTGTGA